In Acidimicrobiia bacterium, a single genomic region encodes these proteins:
- a CDS encoding maleylpyruvate isomerase family mycothiol-dependent enzyme, with protein sequence MAGDPTWDFRNPASKDRLLGVLRGEIDEMFGLVADPARWHTPTACPGWEVRDMVGHLIDATDSYLTAFEIARNGAAGPEPVGVARMATATDQAARAFRPVPCDELVARLRDDTDRLIYEFERLSDAEWSGLIVPDAYMGPLPAMIVVAGLLGGYAVHGWDVRQGLGAPHALAGDAADLLVPFVFLLWWATANTDSVDTPYAVGIRTTGRNGGETRFDVAKDSLQFAPADLDTCPTVLEFDPATLVLTAYNRINGGTVRGDRQLAANFRTLFIAI encoded by the coding sequence ATGGCGGGCGACCCAACTTGGGACTTTCGAAATCCGGCCAGCAAGGACCGGCTGCTTGGCGTGCTCCGGGGCGAGATCGACGAGATGTTTGGGCTCGTGGCTGATCCGGCGCGTTGGCACACCCCCACGGCGTGTCCGGGCTGGGAGGTCCGCGACATGGTCGGTCATCTGATCGACGCGACCGACAGTTACCTGACGGCGTTCGAGATAGCGCGCAACGGCGCCGCTGGGCCGGAGCCCGTCGGTGTGGCCAGGATGGCCACCGCAACAGATCAAGCGGCTCGGGCGTTTCGACCGGTACCGTGCGACGAACTAGTGGCGCGGCTCCGCGATGACACTGACAGGCTGATCTATGAGTTCGAGCGTCTCTCCGACGCTGAGTGGTCAGGCTTGATCGTCCCAGACGCATACATGGGTCCGCTCCCGGCGATGATCGTCGTCGCTGGACTGCTTGGCGGCTATGCGGTGCACGGCTGGGACGTCCGCCAAGGCCTGGGCGCGCCGCACGCACTCGCAGGCGATGCGGCCGACCTCTTGGTGCCGTTCGTCTTCCTGCTCTGGTGGGCCACCGCCAACACTGACTCAGTGGACACGCCATACGCAGTCGGTATCCGCACCACCGGTCGCAACGGCGGCGAGACCCGATTCGACGTCGCCAAGGACAGCCTCCAATTCGCGCCCGCCGACCTCGACACATGCCCAACGGTCCTCGAGTTCGACCCCGCCACGCTCGTACTCACCGCATACAACCGAATCAACGGCGGCACGGTACGCGGCGACCGACAGCTAGCAGCCAACTTCCGCACCCTGTTCATCGCGATCTGA
- a CDS encoding acyl-CoA dehydrogenase family protein translates to MDFSLTESERDLVSLCREFAQKEIAGRAPLAWEEARCPTDLLREMGALGLLGMLIPERWGGIGMSTVGFVAAMEQLGVADQSVAAAWQAHVTIGSLPLYLFGNDAQRERWLRPLAEGRVLGAFGLTEPDAGSDARGIRTRAVRRDGGWLINGRKAFISNAGTDMSFGVTLLARTESGEGSGPTFANFVVEKETAGFTMGPKMRGIGWRGLDTRELFFDDVWVADDHLIGDPAIGLSQFMRTLEVGRISIAALSLSLTQAVLNMAMDHARQRVQFGQPISKFQAIQFKLADIATELEAARWLTYRAAYLRDTAQPFLKEAAMAKLKASRLAVSAASEAVQIHGGLGYMLESPVARFYCDAKVLEIGEGTNEIQHLVIARALGC, encoded by the coding sequence GTGGACTTCTCGCTCACGGAGTCGGAGCGTGATCTCGTGAGCCTCTGTCGCGAGTTCGCGCAGAAGGAGATCGCCGGGCGTGCCCCCTTGGCGTGGGAGGAGGCCCGGTGCCCAACCGACCTTCTCCGCGAGATGGGTGCGTTGGGCCTGCTCGGCATGCTGATCCCGGAGCGGTGGGGAGGTATCGGCATGTCGACCGTCGGCTTCGTCGCCGCGATGGAGCAGCTCGGCGTAGCCGACCAGTCGGTGGCCGCCGCGTGGCAGGCGCACGTGACCATCGGCTCTTTGCCGCTGTACCTCTTCGGGAACGACGCTCAGCGAGAGCGGTGGCTGAGGCCGTTGGCCGAGGGACGCGTCCTCGGCGCGTTCGGTTTGACGGAGCCCGACGCGGGTTCGGACGCGCGTGGTATTCGCACGCGGGCGGTCCGCCGCGATGGTGGCTGGTTGATCAACGGTCGGAAGGCGTTCATCTCCAACGCCGGCACGGATATGTCGTTCGGGGTGACGCTGCTGGCCCGCACCGAGTCGGGCGAGGGGAGCGGGCCGACGTTCGCGAACTTCGTCGTGGAGAAAGAGACCGCCGGCTTCACCATGGGTCCGAAGATGCGCGGCATCGGCTGGCGGGGTCTCGACACCCGCGAGCTGTTCTTCGACGACGTCTGGGTCGCCGACGATCACCTCATCGGCGATCCGGCGATCGGACTCAGCCAGTTCATGCGCACGCTCGAGGTCGGGCGCATCTCGATCGCCGCCTTGTCGCTCAGCCTGACCCAGGCCGTGCTCAACATGGCGATGGACCACGCCCGCCAGCGCGTGCAGTTCGGCCAGCCCATCTCGAAGTTCCAGGCGATCCAGTTTAAGCTCGCCGACATCGCGACCGAACTCGAGGCGGCACGGTGGCTCACGTATCGCGCCGCATACCTGCGCGACACCGCGCAACCCTTCCTGAAGGAAGCAGCAATGGCAAAGCTGAAAGCCAGTCGCCTTGCGGTGTCGGCGGCATCGGAGGCCGTCCAGATCCACGGCGGCCTCGGCTACATGCTCGAGTCACCGGTGGCCCGCTTCTACTGCGATGCGAAGGTGCTCGAGATTGGCGAAGGCACCAACGAGATACAGCACCTGGTGATCGCGCGCGCCTTGGGGTGCTGA
- a CDS encoding dehydrogenase E1 component subunit alpha/beta, with amino-acid sequence MLTDADLLEMHRRMLVIRGFEERVAALYRDGEVPGFVHLSIGQEASAVGACWPLGPTDVITSTHRGHGHSLAKGLDALGMFAELMGKDKGTNRGRGGSMHIADPTIGIFGANGIVGAGLPIAVGAATAAHLRRDGSVAVAFFGDGAVATGTFHEAINLAAVWRLPVIFFCENNGYAEFSLASAQHAAPLERRAAGYGADYVSVDGNDVVATAAAMNSVIEATRAGRGPVVVEAATYRWHGHYEGDPQRYRSLDEVREWEARDPLLINARRLRSAGFTDDALESMQSSVAHELDEAVEAARRLTTPAAATLTDFVTRPRPQRAEPPAPAADSPVFRTMDAIRAALEAELAGDERVFVAGIDVAAGGNVFGLMRGLHDRFGDRLRDTPISESAIIGLGVGAAIAGMRPVVELMYLDFVGVCLDQLLNQAAKLPFMTGGAAQMALTVRTQFGAGRSSGSQHSQSLEALLAHIPGLSVVMPSTPADTYGLLRAAIQDPNPVVFIENRLLYGMKGPQPPADHILPIGTSAVVHPGSDLTVVSVSRMVHEAVAAAERLAGEGISVEVIDLRTVAPLDMAPILDSVHKTSRLLIAHEAVVPFGIGAEIAATVARDGFWDLDAPIQRIGAAPTPPPYAPDLERAWLPDRDDIAAAVRRLARV; translated from the coding sequence ATGCTCACTGACGCCGACCTCCTCGAGATGCATCGGCGGATGCTCGTGATCCGCGGGTTCGAGGAGCGCGTGGCTGCGCTGTACCGCGACGGCGAAGTACCGGGCTTCGTGCACCTCTCGATCGGGCAAGAGGCGTCGGCCGTGGGCGCGTGTTGGCCACTCGGCCCGACGGACGTGATCACGTCCACCCATCGCGGCCATGGCCACAGCCTCGCGAAGGGTCTGGACGCGCTCGGGATGTTCGCCGAGCTGATGGGCAAGGACAAGGGCACGAATCGCGGACGCGGGGGCTCGATGCATATCGCCGATCCGACGATCGGCATCTTCGGCGCCAACGGGATCGTGGGTGCCGGCCTGCCGATCGCGGTGGGTGCAGCGACAGCGGCGCACCTGCGACGCGACGGCAGCGTCGCGGTGGCGTTCTTCGGCGACGGCGCGGTGGCCACCGGCACCTTCCACGAGGCGATCAATCTCGCCGCCGTCTGGCGGCTGCCGGTGATCTTCTTCTGTGAGAACAACGGCTACGCCGAGTTCTCGCTCGCATCGGCCCAGCACGCGGCGCCACTCGAGCGCCGCGCCGCCGGCTACGGGGCCGACTACGTCTCAGTGGACGGCAACGACGTCGTGGCGACTGCAGCCGCGATGAATTCCGTGATCGAGGCGACCCGTGCCGGACGGGGTCCCGTCGTCGTCGAGGCAGCCACCTACCGCTGGCACGGTCACTACGAAGGCGACCCACAGCGCTACCGATCGCTCGACGAAGTTCGGGAGTGGGAAGCACGTGACCCGCTCCTCATCAACGCGCGCCGGCTCCGATCGGCGGGCTTCACGGACGACGCGCTCGAATCCATGCAGTCATCGGTCGCGCACGAGCTCGACGAAGCCGTCGAGGCAGCTCGGCGGTTGACGACTCCGGCGGCCGCCACGCTGACCGACTTCGTCACGCGCCCGAGACCCCAACGCGCCGAGCCGCCGGCACCGGCCGCCGATAGCCCGGTGTTCCGCACCATGGACGCGATCAGAGCCGCGCTCGAAGCGGAGCTCGCCGGCGACGAGCGCGTGTTCGTCGCGGGGATCGACGTCGCGGCCGGAGGCAACGTGTTCGGCCTGATGCGCGGCCTGCACGACCGCTTCGGCGATCGCCTCCGCGACACCCCCATCTCCGAGAGCGCGATCATCGGCCTCGGCGTCGGCGCCGCGATCGCGGGCATGCGCCCCGTGGTCGAGCTGATGTACCTCGACTTCGTTGGTGTCTGTCTCGACCAGCTGCTCAACCAAGCGGCGAAGCTGCCGTTCATGACCGGCGGCGCCGCGCAGATGGCGCTGACTGTGCGGACCCAGTTCGGCGCGGGGCGCTCCTCGGGAAGCCAGCACTCGCAGAGCCTCGAGGCGCTGCTCGCGCACATCCCCGGGCTGAGCGTCGTCATGCCGTCGACCCCGGCCGACACGTACGGGCTGCTGCGCGCGGCGATCCAGGACCCGAACCCGGTCGTCTTCATCGAGAACCGGCTGCTCTATGGCATGAAAGGACCTCAGCCGCCGGCCGACCACATCCTGCCGATCGGCACGTCGGCCGTCGTGCACCCCGGAAGCGACCTCACCGTCGTGTCCGTCTCACGGATGGTGCACGAGGCGGTCGCCGCGGCCGAGCGCCTCGCCGGCGAGGGCATCTCCGTCGAGGTGATCGACCTGCGAACCGTCGCCCCGCTCGACATGGCTCCGATCCTCGACTCGGTTCACAAGACGAGCCGACTCCTGATCGCCCACGAGGCCGTCGTCCCATTCGGCATCGGCGCCGAGATCGCCGCCACCGTCGCCCGCGACGGCTTCTGGGATCTCGACGCGCCGATCCAACGGATCGGCGCCGCACCGACTCCCCCTCCCTACGCGCCCGACCTCGAACGCGCGTGGCTGCCCGACCGCGACGACATCGCGGCGGCCGTCCGCCGCCTTGCGCGGGTGTGA